The following nucleotide sequence is from Mesorhizobium sp. J8.
TCGCGAGATCGTCGACGACTTCATCCACCAGATGCGCGACCGCGGCATGACCATCCGGCTGGGCAGCACGGTGAAGGAGATCGCCTCGAAGCCTGACCATGCCGAGGTGACGCTTGCCGATGGCCGTACCATCCGCTCCGAGATGGTGCTCTACGCCGCCGGCCGCACCGGCAATGTCGCCAGCCTCGGCCTCGACATGATCGGCATCGAGGCCGATGCCAGAGGCCGCATCAAGGTCGACCCGCACACCTTTCAGACCAGCGTGCCGAACATCTACGCGTCCGGCGACGTCATCGGCTTCCCGAGCCTTGCCTCGACCTCGATGGAGCAGGGGCGGGTGGCGGCCTGCCACGCCTTCGGCGTCAACCTGCCGCCGCCGCCCGAGAGCTTTCCATACGGCATCTACGCCGTGCCGGAGATCTCGACGGTCGGTCTGTCGGAAGAGCAGGTGCGCGAGAGCGGCGCTGCTTATGAGGTCGGCCTGGCGCGTTTTCGCGAGACCTCGCGCGGCCACATCATGGGCGTCTCAAGCGGGTTCCTGAAGCTGTTGTTCTCCGTCGAGACGCGCCGCCTGCTCGGCGCCCACATCGTCGGCGAGGGCGCCACCGAGCTCATCCATATCGGCCAGGCGGTGATCAATCTCGGCGGCACGGTCGACTTCTTCGTCAACAACACCTTCAACTATCCGACGCTGGCGGAAGCCTACAAGATTGCGGGTTTGGACGCCTGGAACCGGATGGGGCAGGGGTGAGGGCTTTTCACGGGAGG
It contains:
- the sthA gene encoding Si-specific NAD(P)(+) transhydrogenase → MDYDMLVIGSGPSGRRAAVQSAKLGKSVLVVDRGRRLGGVSVHTGTIPSKTLRETVLNLSGWRERGFYGRGYRVKQDISISDLVERLHKTLDHEVEVLQHQFMRNTVRSARAAVKFLTPNKVSLTADNGDYSEVGFANALIAVGTRPHRPADVPFDKKRVFDSDEMLELHHLPRTLTVIGAGVIGVEYATIFSALDVPVTLVEPRNTILDFIDREIVDDFIHQMRDRGMTIRLGSTVKEIASKPDHAEVTLADGRTIRSEMVLYAAGRTGNVASLGLDMIGIEADARGRIKVDPHTFQTSVPNIYASGDVIGFPSLASTSMEQGRVAACHAFGVNLPPPPESFPYGIYAVPEISTVGLSEEQVRESGAAYEVGLARFRETSRGHIMGVSSGFLKLLFSVETRRLLGAHIVGEGATELIHIGQAVINLGGTVDFFVNNTFNYPTLAEAYKIAGLDAWNRMGQG